The following are encoded in a window of Ferribacterium limneticum genomic DNA:
- a CDS encoding tetratricopeptide repeat protein — translation MIIHDNLNLSYSGASAESLGHFRRALHQFQCYIEDPVASVDAAIKASPEFVMGHILKAYLHLLGTEPAAIPVARGCLAATVGMPANARERGHIDAVAQMLDGQWRRAGRLLEDVSIDHPRDILALQAGHLADFYVGNTRMLRDRIARALPAWSPDLPGYHALLGMHAFGLEENADYARAEAQGRAAVELEPRDGWAQHAVAHVMEMQCRTPDGIAWMRANPAAWSTDSFFKVHLWWHLALFHLELGEIDEVLALFDGPIHGERSTMVLDMIDASALLWRLHLRGVDLGQRWSTVADGWQPLATAGNYAFNDVHAVMAFVGARRPDAIAEVLQTQEAVLLGNDDNEAFTREVGHPLTLALKAFGQGAYGDTVRLLRPLREIAHRFGGSHAQRDLLDLTLIEAALRAGQHNLATALCAERLPSRGHSPLTRQLLRRCEPLSLAA, via the coding sequence GCGCGCTTTGCACCAGTTCCAGTGCTATATCGAAGACCCGGTGGCCAGCGTCGATGCTGCCATCAAAGCCAGCCCTGAATTTGTCATGGGCCATATCCTCAAGGCCTATCTCCATTTGCTCGGCACCGAGCCGGCCGCCATCCCCGTGGCCCGCGGCTGCCTCGCCGCGACGGTCGGCATGCCGGCCAATGCCCGCGAGCGCGGCCATATCGATGCCGTGGCGCAAATGCTCGACGGGCAATGGCGCCGGGCCGGACGGCTGCTCGAAGATGTCAGCATTGACCACCCCCGCGACATCCTTGCCTTGCAGGCCGGGCATCTGGCCGATTTCTATGTCGGCAATACCCGGATGCTGCGTGACCGCATAGCCCGCGCGCTGCCCGCCTGGTCGCCGGACCTGCCGGGCTATCACGCGCTGCTGGGCATGCATGCCTTCGGTCTCGAGGAAAACGCCGACTACGCCCGGGCCGAGGCGCAAGGCCGGGCGGCCGTCGAGCTTGAACCGCGCGATGGCTGGGCCCAACACGCGGTGGCCCATGTCATGGAAATGCAATGCCGCACGCCCGACGGTATCGCCTGGATGCGCGCCAACCCCGCCGCCTGGTCCACCGACAGCTTTTTCAAGGTGCATCTGTGGTGGCACCTCGCCCTGTTCCACCTCGAGCTGGGCGAGATCGACGAAGTGCTGGCGCTGTTTGATGGCCCCATTCACGGCGAACGGTCGACCATGGTGCTCGACATGATCGACGCCTCGGCCCTGCTGTGGCGCCTGCACCTGCGCGGCGTCGACCTCGGCCAGCGCTGGTCAACGGTGGCCGATGGCTGGCAGCCGCTGGCCACGGCCGGCAACTACGCCTTCAACGACGTGCATGCGGTGATGGCCTTTGTCGGCGCCCGGCGCCCCGACGCCATCGCCGAGGTGCTGCAAACGCAGGAAGCCGTATTGCTCGGCAATGACGACAACGAAGCCTTCACCCGCGAGGTCGGGCATCCGCTGACGCTCGCTCTCAAGGCGTTCGGCCAGGGGGCCTACGGCGACACCGTACGCCTGCTGCGCCCGCTCCGCGAAATCGCCCACCGCTTCGGTGGCAGCCATGCCCAGCGCGACCTGCTCGACCTGACGCTGATCGAAGCGGCGCTGCGCGCCGGCCAGCACAATCTGGCCACCGCCCTGTGCGCCGAACGCCTGCCGAGCCGCGGCCACAGCCCGTTGACCCGGCAACTGCTGCGGCGCTGCGAGCCATTGAGCCTCGCCGCCTGA
- a CDS encoding AsmA family protein, translated as MTVVRKLGIGVAVLVGLLVVAAGVLYALFDEAAIKRQLVDQVAAKTGRQLTIGGELGLSVWPDVAVRVGQLGLSEADGRSEFLKLSSARIAVAVMPLLSKRLEARRIEIDGLTVNLVKHKDGSLNIDDLTRGKPAPGAAPEAAAGKPGEPLEIDVAGLELRNVRVNWRDEATGKTSEISDLDLSTGALSGNTGSKHFSVEKLKLATQGSSGADHFVLALETPGVVLTAGEAKGETLTFTATLESAGKKVAAKIALQDLAGSLDALTIRNLAFGLDGKVGEAEFKADLSSPVSLNGKDKILTLAKLAGSLEVSSPALPMKQVKLPMDGRLTADIGRQRADLALKTRLDDAQMDLKLLVERFSPLALDFTLGIDQLNVDRYLPPKKAGSGGKATAKTETGGGAEAKIDLSALKGLDLKGAIKIGRLQAHKLKLSGLDVQIEAAGGRLQVAPLRASLYGGSLDGALAVNAANNQFSLRQNLRGIDISPLLKDLADKDFLEGHGNVSLDVMTRGDTVSALKRGLAGKAALDLRDGAIKGINVAKLLRSAKNLLGGKQAVSGTADTAEKTEFSGMTASFTIDGGIARNNDLSLKSPVVRLAGEGAIDIGHDRVDYLAKVSVDESLTGPGSELAQLKGISVPLRLRGPYSQIAYTLELDKLLVEVAKSQLKEKAKEALGKELQKLFGR; from the coding sequence ATGACTGTCGTGCGCAAACTCGGGATAGGCGTAGCCGTGCTGGTCGGCTTGCTGGTCGTGGCGGCCGGTGTGTTGTACGCGCTGTTCGACGAGGCGGCGATCAAGCGGCAACTGGTCGACCAAGTGGCGGCCAAGACGGGCCGGCAGTTGACCATCGGGGGCGAGCTTGGCCTCTCGGTCTGGCCGGACGTGGCGGTTCGCGTCGGGCAGCTTGGCCTTTCCGAAGCGGACGGCCGTAGCGAATTCCTCAAACTTTCTTCGGCTCGCATTGCGGTTGCCGTCATGCCGCTGCTCAGCAAGCGGCTGGAAGCCAGGCGCATTGAAATCGATGGTTTGACCGTCAATCTCGTCAAGCACAAGGACGGCTCGCTCAATATTGACGACCTGACCCGCGGCAAACCGGCGCCCGGCGCGGCGCCGGAGGCAGCGGCCGGCAAGCCTGGCGAGCCGCTGGAAATCGACGTCGCCGGGTTGGAACTGCGCAATGTGCGGGTCAATTGGCGCGACGAGGCAACCGGCAAGACCTCCGAAATTTCCGACCTTGACCTGTCGACCGGCGCCTTGTCCGGCAATACCGGGAGCAAGCATTTCTCGGTCGAAAAACTCAAGTTGGCGACGCAAGGCAGTTCCGGCGCCGACCATTTTGTACTCGCCCTTGAAACGCCGGGCGTGGTGTTGACGGCAGGCGAGGCCAAGGGCGAGACGCTGACTTTCACGGCGACGCTGGAAAGTGCCGGCAAAAAGGTGGCGGCCAAAATTGCGCTGCAGGATCTGGCCGGCTCGCTCGACGCGCTGACCATCCGCAACCTCGCTTTCGGGCTTGACGGCAAAGTCGGCGAAGCCGAATTCAAGGCCGATCTGAGCTCGCCGGTGAGCCTCAACGGCAAGGACAAAATCCTTACGCTAGCCAAGCTGGCCGGCAGTCTTGAGGTAAGCAGCCCGGCGCTGCCCATGAAGCAGGTCAAGCTGCCGATGGACGGTCGGCTGACCGCCGACATTGGCCGCCAGCGGGCTGATCTCGCCCTCAAGACTCGTCTCGACGACGCGCAAATGGACCTCAAGCTGCTGGTCGAGCGCTTCTCGCCCCTGGCGCTGGATTTCACCCTCGGCATAGACCAGCTCAATGTCGACCGCTATCTGCCGCCAAAAAAGGCCGGGTCAGGCGGCAAGGCGACCGCCAAAACCGAAACGGGCGGTGGGGCGGAGGCGAAGATCGATCTGTCGGCGCTGAAAGGCCTCGACCTCAAGGGCGCCATCAAGATCGGCCGACTGCAGGCCCACAAGCTCAAACTCAGCGGGCTCGACGTGCAGATCGAGGCGGCCGGCGGTCGTCTGCAGGTCGCACCGCTGCGCGCCAGCCTCTACGGCGGATCGCTCGACGGGGCGCTCGCGGTCAACGCCGCCAACAACCAGTTTTCCCTGCGCCAGAACCTGCGTGGCATCGATATCTCGCCGCTGCTCAAGGATCTGGCCGACAAGGATTTTCTCGAAGGCCATGGCAATGTGTCGCTCGATGTCATGACACGCGGCGACACGGTTTCTGCCCTCAAGCGCGGGCTGGCCGGCAAGGCAGCTCTCGACTTGCGTGACGGCGCCATCAAGGGCATCAACGTGGCGAAACTGCTGCGCAGCGCCAAGAACTTGCTAGGTGGCAAGCAGGCCGTCAGCGGTACCGCCGATACGGCGGAAAAGACTGAATTTTCCGGGATGACCGCCAGCTTCACCATCGACGGCGGTATCGCCCGGAACAACGACCTGTCGCTGAAATCACCCGTCGTGCGCCTGGCCGGCGAAGGCGCCATCGACATCGGGCACGACCGGGTCGACTATCTCGCCAAGGTCAGCGTCGATGAGTCATTGACCGGCCCCGGCTCGGAACTGGCGCAGCTCAAGGGCATTTCCGTACCGCTGCGCCTGCGCGGCCCGTACAGCCAGATCGCCTACACGCTCGAACTCGACAAACTGCTCGTCGAAGTCGCCAAGAGCCAGCTCAAGGAAAAGGCCAAGGAAGCGCTGGGCAAGGAGTTGCAGAAACTGTTCGGGAGATAG
- a CDS encoding leucine-rich repeat domain-containing protein: protein MNLSMDEFRKQLQDAVLAAQEQARRAGPQPWHGFWYHRPGEDFPPRSVRQPEDYAGGENLAIACTQTDLPAKAQKALVQAWCEFLPTLNGVRYLWFQSRTPQALFDAACRIPSLEGLYVKWSNISSLAALPALDRLQALHLGSSPGVTNIDVLGEMSSLRWLELDNLKAITDLSPLATLTDLEGLGFSGAERKRQTLATLAPLADLTRLRWLHLGAVHVADGSLRPLGKLKALRWIGLGNFFDVGEFAWLAATLPEVTSDWTKPYLDLSHLGIRCKKCRANAMVMLTGKGRGTICPECDAWKLQKQLAAFQPAP from the coding sequence ATGAACCTGTCGATGGACGAATTCCGCAAGCAGCTTCAGGATGCCGTGCTTGCTGCGCAGGAGCAGGCAAGGCGGGCTGGGCCCCAGCCCTGGCACGGCTTCTGGTACCACCGGCCGGGCGAGGATTTTCCGCCCCGCAGCGTGCGCCAGCCGGAGGACTATGCGGGCGGTGAAAACCTGGCCATCGCCTGCACCCAGACCGACTTGCCGGCCAAGGCGCAGAAGGCGTTAGTGCAGGCTTGGTGCGAGTTCCTGCCGACCCTGAATGGCGTTCGCTATCTGTGGTTTCAGTCGCGCACGCCGCAGGCGCTATTCGACGCTGCCTGCCGCATACCGTCGCTCGAAGGCCTTTACGTCAAATGGAGCAACATCTCCTCGCTGGCTGCCCTGCCGGCGCTGGACAGGCTCCAGGCGCTGCATCTCGGCAGTTCGCCCGGCGTGACGAACATTGACGTGCTCGGCGAAATGTCGTCGCTGCGCTGGCTGGAACTGGACAATCTCAAGGCAATCACTGACCTTTCGCCGCTTGCCACCCTGACGGATCTTGAAGGCCTCGGCTTTTCCGGCGCGGAACGCAAGCGCCAGACACTGGCCACGCTGGCCCCGCTCGCCGACCTGACCCGGCTGCGCTGGCTGCACCTCGGCGCGGTTCACGTTGCCGATGGTTCGTTGCGCCCGCTCGGCAAGCTGAAGGCATTGCGCTGGATCGGACTGGGCAACTTCTTCGACGTCGGTGAATTTGCCTGGCTGGCGGCCACGCTGCCTGAAGTGACGTCTGACTGGACGAAACCCTATCTCGATCTGAGCCACCTCGGCATCCGCTGCAAGAAGTGCCGCGCAAACGCCATGGTCATGCTGACCGGCAAGGGGCGCGGCACGATCTGCCCGGAATGCGATGCCTGGAAGCTGCAAAAGCAACTGGCTGCCTTTCAGCCAGCCCCATAG
- a CDS encoding TIR domain-containing protein: MRAIFISYRREDAEGQAGRLFDDLISHFGEDTVFMDVAGIEPGRDFRRVIDEHVASCGVLLAIIGKSWVDATDEAGQRRLDDPLDFVRLETASALKRDIPVVPVLVHGARMPRADQLPTDLTELAYRNGVELTHARWDSDVQVLIKALSPHVASLQQGGVETSEKAAVPGRSTPKTEDGATSPRAAPAAGKNSLTLIALSLTAIALGAGGYWVYQNTAEQERSATEKALAADSDRLAQEYARKAEADKMAAEKARVAEADKMARDRANQQAEADKLAAEKAKLNAERRSLESAKAQAQAEADRIAGERREADKLAAEKAAEADRVAAERARLARTGWRSHDFPAPNGGLAVFRIMSDGNPACASYNAASCLWGVTYDKLDLSRLRPLVCGDAHRARWGVTGYEDPKHWCSIARRLRPVRAE, from the coding sequence ATGCGTGCCATTTTCATAAGCTATCGCCGAGAAGATGCCGAAGGTCAGGCCGGTCGCTTGTTCGACGATCTCATCAGCCATTTCGGCGAGGACACGGTCTTCATGGATGTGGCCGGCATTGAGCCGGGACGTGATTTTCGCCGCGTCATCGATGAGCACGTGGCCTCGTGCGGGGTGTTGCTGGCGATCATCGGCAAGAGCTGGGTCGACGCCACGGATGAGGCGGGCCAGCGCCGGCTCGACGACCCTTTGGATTTCGTCCGCCTTGAAACCGCCTCGGCGTTGAAGCGCGACATTCCGGTCGTGCCAGTGCTCGTGCACGGGGCGCGCATGCCGCGCGCTGACCAGTTGCCGACGGACCTCACAGAGCTTGCCTATCGCAACGGCGTCGAGTTGACGCACGCGCGTTGGGACTCGGATGTTCAAGTGCTGATCAAGGCGTTGAGCCCGCATGTTGCTTCACTGCAACAAGGCGGCGTCGAAACGTCGGAGAAGGCTGCCGTGCCAGGCCGGAGCACGCCAAAGACAGAAGATGGCGCAACATCGCCGCGAGCAGCGCCAGCCGCGGGAAAAAACTCGCTCACCCTCATTGCGCTCTCGTTGACGGCCATCGCACTCGGGGCTGGTGGTTACTGGGTGTACCAAAACACCGCCGAACAAGAGAGGTCTGCAACCGAGAAAGCACTAGCTGCCGATTCGGACCGACTGGCGCAGGAATACGCCCGAAAAGCCGAAGCAGACAAAATGGCGGCTGAGAAAGCGAGGGTGGCGGAAGCGGACAAGATGGCCCGCGACCGCGCAAACCAACAAGCCGAAGCCGACAAGTTGGCTGCGGAGAAGGCGAAGCTCAATGCCGAGCGGCGTAGCCTGGAAAGCGCCAAAGCCCAAGCCCAGGCCGAAGCCGACAGAATTGCTGGCGAAAGAAGGGAAGCGGATAAGCTTGCCGCCGAAAAGGCGGCCGAAGCTGACAGAGTCGCTGCCGAGAGAGCAAGGCTGGCACGGACCGGCTGGCGATCCCACGATTTCCCGGCACCGAACGGCGGCTTGGCCGTTTTCCGAATCATGTCGGACGGCAACCCGGCCTGCGCCTCCTACAACGCTGCCAGTTGCCTGTGGGGCGTCACCTACGACAAACTCGATTTGTCACGACTTCGGCCGCTCGTCTGCGGCGACGCACACCGCGCCAGATGGGGTGTCACCGGCTACGAAGATCCCAAACACTGGTGCAGCATCGCCAGAAGATTGCGCCCCGTCCGAGCCGAGTAG
- a CDS encoding DUF4747 family protein → MPVFKYYNVQLLPRDTKTSGDVGEVGYKQLMDLLRKDVNAAVKKQRLKIYAYGLRNDMLFSPSIITPSEKFTSGNFIKFDSAGEVKDLYTNEVEFKGGPNSTSKKYSFRFVFDHTRHIMAVQNSDKNGSLPAASVFTLALKDFLKPIVESSFSDYELKVIELSSSSALDDVFKKACGYNRIEVELTFANSDQFVDAVVSQLKSNNVHTLGHIEKTDSPGKMGLSDYSRMFLNTAKVYGNASISYMEKIGKSIRRRVFHMNNHPLKKNVVQGTSDSEDRLIMNVLASIPVAEAESRRKV, encoded by the coding sequence ATGCCAGTATTTAAATACTACAACGTGCAGCTTTTACCTCGTGACACAAAAACATCGGGAGATGTTGGCGAAGTAGGCTATAAACAATTGATGGATCTATTACGCAAGGATGTGAATGCTGCAGTCAAAAAACAACGGCTTAAGATATATGCGTATGGATTGCGAAATGACATGCTATTTTCGCCTTCAATTATTACCCCATCCGAAAAATTCACATCCGGAAATTTTATTAAATTCGATTCAGCAGGAGAGGTAAAAGATCTTTACACAAACGAAGTTGAATTCAAAGGCGGCCCCAACTCCACCTCAAAGAAATATTCGTTTAGATTTGTTTTTGATCACACCAGACACATTATGGCAGTGCAAAATTCCGATAAAAATGGTAGCTTGCCTGCAGCCAGTGTCTTTACTCTGGCACTGAAGGATTTTCTAAAACCGATTGTGGAATCCAGTTTTTCTGATTATGAATTAAAAGTAATAGAGCTATCTAGCTCAAGCGCCTTAGATGATGTTTTTAAGAAGGCTTGTGGATACAATCGTATCGAGGTTGAACTAACTTTTGCAAACTCAGATCAATTTGTAGATGCGGTTGTTTCCCAATTAAAGAGCAATAACGTTCACACTCTCGGGCACATCGAAAAAACAGACTCGCCAGGAAAAATGGGGCTTAGCGATTATTCAAGAATGTTTTTGAATACTGCTAAAGTTTATGGAAATGCCAGTATTTCATACATGGAAAAAATTGGGAAAAGCATCCGGAGGAGGGTTTTCCATATGAATAATCACCCTCTCAAAAAAAATGTAGTTCAGGGAACATCTGATAGCGAGGATAGACTAATAATGAATGTTCTGGCATCAATCCCTGTAGCCGAGGCAGAGTCGCGAAGGAAGGTTTAA